From Anomalospiza imberbis isolate Cuckoo-Finch-1a 21T00152 chromosome 14, ASM3175350v1, whole genome shotgun sequence, a single genomic window includes:
- the RAP2C gene encoding ras-related protein Rap-2c — protein MREYKVVVLGSGGVGKSALTVQFVTGTFIEKYDPTIEDFYRKEIEVDSSPSVLEILDTAGTEQFASMRDLYIKNGQGFILVYSLVNQQSFQDIKPMRDQIVRVKRYEKVPLILVGNKVDLESEREVLSAEGRALAQEWGCPFMETSAKSKTMVDELFAEIVRQMNYASLPEKQDQCCTTCIVQ, from the exons ATGCGGGAGTACaaggtggtggtgctgggcagCGGGGGGGTGGGGAAGTCCGCCCTGACGGTGCAGTTCGTCACCGGGACCTTCATCGAGAAGTACGACCCCACCATTGAGGACTTCTACCGCAAGGAGATCGAGGTGGACTCGTCCCCCTCGGTGCTGGAGATCCTGGACACGGCGGGCACCGAGCAGTTCGCCTCCATGCGCGACCTGTACATCAAGAACGGGCAGGGATTCATCCTCGTCTACAGCCTGGTCAACCAGCAGTCCTTCCAG GACATCAAGCCGATGAGGGACCAGATTGTCCGGGTGAAGAGATACGAGAAAGTTCCTCTGATCCTAGTGGGGAATAAAGTGGATCTGGAGTCGGAGAGGGAAGTCTTATCTGCAGAAGGCAGAGCCCTGGCTCAGGAGTGGGGCTGTCCCTTCATGGAGACGTCAGCCAAGAGCAAAACAATGGTGGATGAACTATTTGCTGAGATCGTCAGGCAAATGAACTATGCCTCCCTGCCTGAAAAACAAGATCAGTGTTGTACAACTTGCATCGTCCAGTGA